One window of the Rosa rugosa chromosome 3, drRosRugo1.1, whole genome shotgun sequence genome contains the following:
- the LOC133735503 gene encoding uncharacterized protein LOC133735503: MKALQMKRGQKIVSKPAVEHMQDVPLKSTFAQQDAAPNKAATPKKAQATSRKTMLTLAHSNKSASPKRSVSKQAGKSKKAAYARNVGKSKALDEEDNLTGGLQLLKRGMVTMNRISRRLIRGKRLKVECNAQGEPIGKAAKEMQSYIGVLARTRIPISIKDWREVKLDEKDKIWESIEEAFVVPKEWKKLVITSAANKWREFKSKLTNWYIMPYLDNPELLEFPPDDYRSIDQRDWDKFVADRTTTKFKELREAQIKKRKENKYPHRMARKGYANLQEELSETIPIEELDRATMWVKARQDKTGNFNGPEVKKTVEKIDKLRQKLCEGEVNSSGSDDILTLALGNPEAPGRVRGVGGFVKPAAYFNIPKRRKESVQDTLRVSVKRILAEEKETIIANERAKWELEMEHHIAKEIAVWEDRFKKLEEKVARKEVDNDSLKTLTPLNDIGSGQGSCSRQNDKGMKVGQTELARNVKKKLILNNAAQVDVEEETAMPFLDSKLSSKFASVIEDDVGIVGRPLIKTKFWEEVPKSQVMTNTVKLESKLAINSLDNVVALGTIVEVDIEASKQTIHGVPMGEENVRVSVTKAIVEDALLPFPIKDEIVKIRDAIGTCVAWPKNLIIPPTVEQKEGVKRKIVKKRNRDIYDDDDHDDLQNLPAKLPLPLKMLCQWANTFLKDGFTIHTTLGEELLGHPKKVAIFRRDVYAMTNMKEISNGSLVMYMSYLYQVLKKTKMLEMIAFIDPDHTGALACGNPTERARSLAVRYGNGKPGQVFLVPYNSGCHWMLTVVNPGEEVVHFMDPLKRRLITGEWKTIVDDSIRIYNAQKNKKGRKIVQWKNCAGIPEQLGDKTCGLWIMHYMKDIAEDKNQQWSAKWERKANHFYTQKDIDQVRAEWAKYVSQFQQS; encoded by the exons ATGAAGGCATTGCAAATGAAAAGAGGTCAAAAGATCGTGTCAAAACCAGCTGTTGAACATATGCAGGATGTACCACTAAAATCTACCTTCGCTCAGCAAGATGCAGCCCCTAATAAAGCTGCAACCCCCAAGAAAGCTCAAGCGACATCAAGAAAAACAATGTTGACACTTGCTCACTCTAACAAATCTGCATCCCCAAAGAGAAGTGTATCCAAGCAAGCTGGTAAGTCCAAGAAGGCAGCATATGCACGTAATGTTGGAAAGAGCAAGGCCCTTGATGAAGAGGACAACCTAACCGGTGGACTACAGTTACTTAAGCGTGGGATGGTAACGATGAATCGCATTTCAAGGCGACTTATTCGTGGAAAGAGGCTGAAAGTTGAGTGTAATGCTCAAGGGGAACCAATTGGAAAGGCAGCTAAGGAGATGCAGTCCTATATTGGGGTATTGGCACGTACAAGGATCCCGATATCTATAAAGGATTGGAGAGAAGTGAAATTAGatgagaaagacaaaatctGGGAAAGTATTGAG GAAGCATTTGTGGTGCCTAAGGAGTGGAAGAAATTGGTTATTACATCAGCCGCCAATAAATGGAGAGAATTCAAGAGCAAGTTGACAAACTGGTACATTATGCCATATTTGGATAACCCTGAACTGTTGGAGTTCCCTCCCGATGATTATCGATCCATTGACCAGCGTGACTGGGATAAGTTTGTTGCTGATAGGACTACCACAAAATTTAAG GAACTTCGCGAGGCACAAATAAAAAAGCGAAAGGAGAATAAGTACCCTCATCGAATGGCGCGAAAAGGATATGCTAATCTTCAAGAAGAACTG TCTGAAACAATACCGATCGAAGAACTTGATCGTGCGACAATGTGGGTAAAGGCACGACAAGACAAGACCGGCAACTTCAACGGGCCGGAAGTCAAGAAGACAGTTGAAAAAATT GACAAACTAAGGCAAAAATTGTGTGAAGGTGAAGTGAATTCTTCTGGATCAGATGATATTCTAACATTGGCATTGGGAAACCCCGAGGCCCCTGGCAGGGTACGAGGTGTTGGTGGCTTTGTCAAGCCGGCTGCTTACTTTAATATACCAAAACGCCGAAAGGAATCTGTACAAGACACCTTGAGGGTGAGTGTGAAGAGGATATTAGCTGAAGAGAAAGAAACTATCATTGCCAATGAAAGAGCTAAATGGGAGCTGGAGATGGAACATCACATTGCCAAGGAAATAGCTGTTTGGGAGGATAGGTTTAAGAAGTTGGAAGAAAAGGTTGCGAGGAAAGAGGTTGACAATGATTCATTGAAAACGTTGACACCATTGAATGATATTGGTTCTGGACAAGGCAGCTGTTCCCGGCAAAATGACAAGGGTATGAAGGTTGGTCAAACTGAGCTTGCTAGAAATGTCAAGAAGAAGTTAATCTTGAACAATGCTGCACAAGTGGATGTTGAAGAGGAGACTGCTATGCCGTTTCTGGATAGTAAATTGAGCAGCAAATTTGCATCGGTTATTGAGGATGATGTTGGGATAGTTGGTAGACCTCTCATCAAGACTAAATTCTGGGAAGAAGTTCCG AAATCTCAGGTTATGACCAATACGGTCAAGTTGGAGTCTAAGCTAGCAataaattcattggataatgtaGTTGCTCTTGGAACCATCGTTGAAGTTGATATTGAGGCCAGCAAACAAACAATCCATGGTGTTCCAATGGGAGAGGAAAATGTGCGCGTGTCAGTCACGAAAGCTATTGTTGAAGATGCTTTGCTACCATTTCCTATCAAAGATGAGATTGTCAAAATACGCGATGCGATTGGCACATGCGTTGCTTGGCCTAAAAACTTGATTATACCCCCCACAGTTGAGCAAAAG GAAGGAGTAAAGCGTAAAATTGTGAAGAAGAGAAATAGAGAcatatatgatgatgatgatcatgatGACCTTCAAAACCTGCCAGCCAAGTTGCCTTTACCCCTAAAGATGTTGTGCCAATGGGCCAACACATTCTTAAAGGATGGGTTCACCATCCACACCACTTTGGGAGAAGAGCTTTTAGGCCATCCAAAGAAGGTAGCTATCTTTAGGAGGGATGTGTATGCCATGACCAACATGAAGGAGATATCGAACGGCTCATTAGTGATGTATATGAG CTACCTCTATCAGGttttgaagaaaacaaagatgCTGGAAATGATCGCCTTCATAGACCCTGATCACACTGGTGCACTTGCGTGTGGAAATCCAACAGAACGAGCTCGTTCTCTAGCTGTTCGGTATGGAAATGGGAAGCCTGGCCAGGTTTTTCTAGTTCCATATAACTCAGG TTGTCATTGGATGTTGACGGTTGTGAACCCCGGTGAAGAAGTGGTGCACTTCATGGATCCATTAAAGAGGCGACTCATCACCGGTGAATGGAAAACTATTGTGGACGA TTCCATCAGAATATACAATGCACAGAAAAATAAGAAAGGCAGAAAAATAGTTCAATGGAAAAATTGTGCG GGCATTCCGGAGCAATTGGGCGATAAAACTTGTGGACTGTGGATTATGCATTACATGAAAGACATAGCGGAGGACAAAAATCAACAGTGGAGTGctaag TGGGaaaggaaagcaaatcacttctACACACAAAAAGACATTGATCAGGTCCGGGCCGAGTGGGCAAAGTATGTCAGCCAATTTCAGCAAAGCTAG
- the LOC133737439 gene encoding uncharacterized protein LOC133737439, protein MDKSWMNADRRSRKFEVGVGQFLKFASANANNQAKIRCPCLKCCNTDGFSIGVVKDHIFWNGIDSSYKHWRWHGEPNTAAISGNRRGEAETVDWDGGSRMGENDVEGESEDEEISEDSNEFLKYVEDADKPLYPGCTKTTKLNGLIQTFNLKAKHGMTDSCYSDMLIMIGGLLPEGNEVPASLYEAKKSLSALGMEYHKIHACPNDCVLYRQQHADAIICPTCGASRWKLGKDKTEKVGIPAKVLWYFPPIPRFKRFYQSANTAKNLTWHDYGRKKDGMMQHPADSPTWDLVDKKWPEFGSEPRNLRLALSSDGFNPHSSLSSRYSCWPVILVTYNLPPWLCMKRKYMMLTLLISGPKQPGNDIDVYLQPLIDDLKVLWDGVEGVYDAFRGEYFKLRAILLWTINDFPAYGNLSGSIVKGYNACPICVDKSGPYRLKKGNKMSFMRHRRYLPRHHPYRKQRAAFDNTVEEELAPVPLTGEEVFARVEGMNCAFGKKCRPAKSVEDRSRPCWKKKSIFFELEYWRYIPIRHNLDVMHIEKNCCDAIIGTLLNIPGKTKDGVAARLDMVEMGIRTGLNPKIGAKRDKLPLASWNLLLNEKKIVCNSFFNMTVPVRFSSNVRSLVSMDDLRLVGLKSHDCHTIMQILLPVALRSVLEKPVRYAIIRFCLFFKAICAKVIDVSKLQKMQADLVITVCLLEKYFPPSFFDIMIHLTVHLVREVELCGPVFFRWMYPFERYMKVFKGWVRCRRHPEGCIAECYIVEEAVEFCAERMLDDAGTAGIPESSKAEFRNASKPLSGASMISVYGKEMHQAHLCVLQNTEDALPYFLEHLELLKLLYPKFSKNETWLKNKQNQTFSNWLKERVSNELMFADNNVSHTMRWMAAGPKNEVPTFSGYQVNGVDFNTKERDNLRSVQNSGVFLLADAMQISNARDKNPRTDDMHFYGVIKHIWELDYYKFRVPLFKCDWVENVRGIKVDELGFTLVNLNRIGHLNDAFVLATHVKQIFYIQDPLDVQWSVVVRCPDKDYQEANDDEELQDIEVEQQPYNATLPSIETFDDIVGDDHINYMRPGDEAIWVENENSHRRL, encoded by the exons ATGGATAAATCATGGATGAATGCTGATAGAAGGTCACGCAAGTTTGAGGTAGGAGTAGGACAGTTTCTGAAATTTGCCTCTGCTAATGCCAACAACCAAGCAAAAATACGTTGTCCTTGCCTAAAATGCTGCAATACTGATGGATTTTCCATTGGAGTTGTTAAGGACCATATTTTTTGGAATGGTATTGATAGTAGTTATAAGCATTGGAGGTGGCATGGAGAAcctaatacagctgccatttcTGGCAATAGAAGAGGGGAAGCTGAAACTGTAGATTGGGATGGGGGTAGTAGGATGGGAGAGAATGATGTAGAAGGAGAGAGTGAGGATGAGGAGATTTCAGAAGACTCAAATGAGTTTCTGAAGTATGTGGAGGATGCCGATAAGCCTTTGTACCCTGGTTGTACCAAGACAACCAAGTTAAATGGTCTGATTCAGACATTCAatctgaaagcaaagcatggaaTGACTGATTCCTGCTATTCTGACATGCTGATAATGATCGGGGGTTTGCTTCCTGAAGGAAATGAGGTTCCTGCATCTTTATATGAGGCAAAAAAATCACTTAGTGCATTAGGTATGGAGTACCATAAGATTCATGCTTGTCCAAATGACTGCGTCTTGTATAGACAGCAGCATGCAGATGCTATTATCTGCCCCACTTgtggtgcttcaaggtggaaatTAGGCAAGGATAAAACTGAAAAAGTAGGGATACCTGCCAAGGTTTTATGGTACTTTCCACCAATCCCGAGGTTCAAACGGTTTTACCAATCGGCCAATACAGCTAAGAATCTGACTTGGCATGATTATGGTAGAAAGAAAGATGGAATGATGCAGCATCCAGCTGATTCCCCGACTTGGGATTTAGTTGACAAGAAATGGCCGGAATTTGGAAGTGAGCCTAGGAACCTTCGACTAGCCCTCTCATCTGATGGGTTTAATCCTCATAGTTCTCTAAGTAGCAGGTACTCTTGCTGGCCTGTTATACTTGTGACATATAATCTTCCGCCATGGCTATGTATGAAGAGGAAGTATATGATGTTGACGCTGCTGATCTCCGGACCAAAACAGCCTGGTAATGATATCGACGTATATCTGCAACCTTTAATAGATGATCTAAAAGTCTTGTGGGATGGGGTTGAGGGAGTATATGATGCCTTTAGAGGGGAATACTTTAAACTAAGAGCTATACTCCTCTGGACCATTAATGACTTTCCCGCTTATGGGAACTTGTCAGGCAGCATTGTGAAAGGATACAATGCTTGTCCGATATGCGTTGATAAGAGTGGACCATATAGGTTGAAGAAAGGTAATAAAATGTCATTCATGAGGCATCGTCGATACCTACCTAGACATCATCCCTATCGAAAACAGCGTGCTGCTTTCGACAATACAGTAGAGGAGGAGCTTGCTCCTGTACCATTAACCGGAGAGGAGGTGTTTGCTAGAGTTGAGGGTATGAACTGTGCATTTGGCAAAAAGTGTCGTCCTGCAAAGAGTGTTGAAGACCGAAGCAGGCCTTGTTGGAAGAAGAAGTCAATTTTCTTTGAACTAGAGTATTGGAGATATATTCCTATACGACATAATCTCGATGTAATGCACATTGAGAAGAACTGTTGTGATGCTATCATTGGTACATTGCTAAACATTCCCGGGAAGACAAAGGATGGGGTTGCTGCTCGTTTAGACATGGTTGAAATGGGCATTAGGACTGGTTTGAATCCCAAAATTGGTGCCAAAAGAGACAAGTTACCTTTAGCTAGTTGGAATTTGCTgctaaatgaaaagaaaatagttTGCAACTCTTTTTTCAATATGACAGTGCCTGTGCGGTTTTCATCAAATGTTAGGAGCCTTGTCTCTATGGATGATTTAAGACTTGTTGGTCTTAAATCGCATGATTGTCACACTATCATGCAAATTCTGCTCCCTGTTGCTTTACGATCTGTTCTTGAGAAGCCTGTTAGGTATGCAATCATTCGCTTCTGCCTATTCTTCAAGGCTATATGTGCCAAAGTGATTGATGTTTCCAAGCTACAAAAAATGCAAGCTGACCTAGTTATTACAGTTTGCTTGCTTGAGAAGTACTTCCCACCATCCTTTTTTGACATCATGATTCATTTGACTGTGCATCTTGTCAGAGAAGTAGAGCTTTGTGGTCCAGTATTTTTTCGATGGATGTATCCATTTGAGAGATACATGAAAGTGTTCAAAGGATGGGTGAGATGTCGTAGGCACCCTGAAGGGTGCATAGCAGAGTGTTATATTGTCGAAGAGGCTGTTGAGTTTTGTGCTGAACGTATGCTTGATGATGCTGGTACTGCTGGAATCCCAGAAAGTAGCAAAGCAGAATTTCGGAATGCATCCAAACCGCTATCAGGTGCTTCCATGATTTCTGTTTATGGAAAAGAAATGCATCAAGCACATCTTTGTGTATTGCAGAATACGGAGGATGCGTTGCCATATTTCCT TGAACATTTGGAGTTATTAAAGTTGCTTTATCCTAAGTTCTCAAAAAATGAAACGTGGTTGAAGAATAAACAGAATCAGACCTTTTCGAACTGGTTAAAAGAGAGG GTTTCAAATGAACTCATGTTTGCTGACAATAATGTTTCACATACAATGAGATGGATGGCAGCTGGACCAAAGAATGAAGTGCCAACATTTAGTGGATACCAGGTTAATGGTGTTGATTTCAACACCAAGGAGCGTGACAATCTTCGATCTGTTCAAAACAGTGGGGTATTTTTGCTTGCTGATGCAATGCAGATTTCTAATGCAAGGGATAAAAACCCTAGAACAGATGATATGCACTTTTACGGTGTGATTAAGCATATATGGGAGTTGGACTACTACAAGTTTAGGGTACCTTTATTCAAATGTGATTGGGTAGAGAATGTTAGGGGCATCAAAGTAGACGAACTTGGGTTTACTTTGGTGAATTTGAATAGGATAGGGCACTTAAATGATGCTTTTGTCTTAGCTACGCATGTTAAGCAAATATTTTACATACAAGACCCCCTTGATGTGCAATGGTCAGTGGTAGTAAGGTGTCCAGATAAAGACTACCAAGAGGCTAATGATGATGAGGAGCTACAAGATATTGAAGTGGAACAGCAGCCATATAATGCCACATTGCCATCTATTGAGACTTTTGATGACATAGTTGGTGATGATCACATCAATTATATGCGACCTGGAGATGAAGCCATATGGGTTGAGAATGAAAATAGTCATCGTCGCTTATAG